One region of Candidatus Zixiibacteriota bacterium genomic DNA includes:
- a CDS encoding HEAT repeat domain-containing protein has product MKRTICCEAVFISVICTLAFVLPIRQAVSGHPNDAVDRLIGHLNTVVNYTADYEARYFDDDSTKQDFRDRGLVDFRSVSAAAIELAFSLDSTLVAEYPRKTTLRGGLLDLEARAYGYDDIQLWALWALGVLSERGHTSAVDAIIGCFDSYSDDWLCDQAMVCLTEHSGPALPRLKLALANGHPGHYWIKSTMMRIGHPNAIDPFVDELLHTLIHGGSDLEEVAAALSKASPSVIPRLVDAVHSSTGSYRVWYYAGVALSLVKNHGALGELGKACQDENAWIRENSIKALGNMRGSARASSLAINALTDTQPQVRYYAAESIGLISRPAWSKGLDGLWNRFQNLLMTPSEVEALIDALQDPDNNVRCMSAWALGEIGDRRAIPALEEAGDCKEPLLKEEIALALGKIGHPDALAWLRTGSRDNCFVVRDAALWAVSQIDTTVVWRSPPQGSVVDSTLLQGALVPGENLKAHWRIYTDVERGRRDWWIPASFFTEGKNWLGLPTWASVSIESSDPYPSHAGRTVFSLSDYTMILRIRGEFGGGENMAHLHRRP; this is encoded by the coding sequence GTGAAACGCACTATCTGTTGTGAAGCGGTGTTCATATCTGTCATTTGTACACTTGCGTTTGTCTTGCCGATCCGCCAGGCGGTCAGCGGCCATCCGAATGACGCGGTGGATAGACTTATTGGCCACCTGAACACGGTTGTGAACTACACGGCTGATTATGAGGCTCGGTACTTTGATGATGATAGCACAAAGCAGGATTTCCGAGATCGAGGTCTTGTCGACTTCCGTTCAGTATCAGCCGCGGCCATAGAATTGGCCTTTAGTCTTGATTCCACTCTAGTCGCAGAATATCCACGGAAGACAACGCTTCGCGGGGGACTCCTTGATCTTGAGGCCCGTGCATATGGATATGACGATATCCAATTGTGGGCACTCTGGGCATTAGGGGTTCTATCTGAGAGGGGCCACACTTCGGCAGTTGATGCGATTATTGGGTGCTTCGATTCCTATTCTGATGACTGGCTCTGCGACCAAGCGATGGTTTGCCTTACTGAGCATTCTGGGCCGGCCCTGCCGCGTCTGAAGTTGGCGCTGGCAAACGGCCACCCAGGGCATTATTGGATCAAGTCAACCATGATGAGGATTGGACACCCAAATGCAATAGATCCCTTTGTGGACGAACTGCTTCACACACTGATCCATGGTGGAAGCGATTTGGAGGAGGTAGCCGCGGCTCTTTCCAAGGCGAGCCCAAGTGTAATACCTCGACTCGTAGATGCCGTTCATTCGAGCACTGGATCGTATCGAGTTTGGTATTATGCCGGTGTGGCACTGTCCCTTGTCAAGAATCATGGTGCGCTTGGAGAGTTGGGGAAAGCTTGTCAAGACGAGAACGCGTGGATTCGAGAGAATAGCATCAAAGCCCTTGGGAACATGCGGGGAAGTGCACGCGCCAGCTCCTTGGCAATCAATGCGCTGACCGATACCCAGCCCCAAGTTCGTTATTATGCGGCGGAATCCATCGGGCTAATAAGTCGGCCGGCATGGTCCAAGGGTCTAGATGGGCTTTGGAACCGCTTCCAAAACCTCCTGATGACGCCATCAGAAGTAGAAGCGCTGATTGATGCACTTCAGGACCCAGATAACAACGTTCGGTGCATGTCGGCTTGGGCACTGGGCGAAATCGGAGATCGGCGGGCCATTCCTGCTCTCGAGGAGGCCGGAGACTGCAAAGAACCACTTCTCAAAGAGGAGATTGCTCTCGCCCTTGGAAAGATTGGACACCCCGATGCCCTCGCTTGGCTCAGGACGGGATCGCGGGATAATTGCTTCGTTGTAAGGGATGCAGCTTTGTGGGCGGTCTCCCAGATCGATACGACAGTCGTATGGAGAAGCCCACCCCAGGGATCAGTCGTCGATTCTACACTGCTGCAAGGCGCCCTGGTTCCCGGAGAGAATCTGAAGGCACATTGGAGGATTTATACCGATGTAGAGAGAGGACGGCGGGACTGGTGGATACCGGCGAGTTTCTTCACTGAAGGCAAGAATTGGCTTGGCCTACCGACCTGGGCATCTGTCTCCATCGAATCGAGTGACCCCTATCCCTCGCATGCGGGTCGCACGGTCTTCTCCTTGTCCGATTACACCATGATCCTTAGAATTCGAGGTGAATTTGGGGGGGGAGAGAATATGGCTCACCTTCATCGACGCCCCTAA
- a CDS encoding ABC transporter ATP-binding protein yields the protein MITLNNICYRYPRAERSALDRVTLTVRPGEIFTLLGPNGAGKTTLIRILSGLIIPQQGQASICGYDTLRDQYAARQPLGLVLGDERTFYYRLSGRQNLEFFGGLLGLRGRRIADRINEVLEMVGMTDSAKHPFMKFSTGMRKRLNFARALLSDPSVYLLDEPNSGVDPASASHIREIILDLKKRGKTILLTTHNLQEAERLSDAIGFLKAGILLRTGSVSEFRSGIERSCISAIFGANGTPINVEMEKLVKRIRVCSPDSNVTVNDNRISISLSDKLEANEVINLLSGSSLHLEDVRYGDASLEDVFFHLAGGGNV from the coding sequence ATGATCACTCTCAACAACATATGCTACCGCTATCCGAGAGCGGAGCGGTCTGCTCTCGATCGAGTTACTCTGACCGTTCGCCCCGGTGAGATATTCACTCTGCTCGGTCCCAATGGTGCCGGCAAGACTACGCTGATACGCATACTCTCCGGATTAATTATCCCACAGCAGGGGCAGGCATCCATCTGTGGGTACGACACGCTCAGAGATCAGTATGCCGCAAGGCAGCCACTCGGGTTGGTACTCGGCGACGAACGGACATTCTACTACCGACTTTCCGGGAGGCAGAACCTCGAGTTCTTCGGTGGGCTGCTGGGGCTACGAGGCAGACGCATTGCCGACCGGATCAATGAAGTGCTGGAGATGGTCGGCATGACGGACTCCGCGAAGCATCCGTTTATGAAGTTCAGTACTGGAATGAGAAAGCGTCTGAACTTCGCGCGTGCGCTTCTGTCGGATCCGTCTGTCTATCTGCTCGATGAACCGAACAGCGGCGTCGATCCTGCGTCTGCGTCCCATATCAGGGAGATCATCCTCGACCTGAAAAAAAGGGGCAAGACAATACTTCTCACGACGCACAACCTTCAGGAAGCCGAGAGATTGTCTGACGCGATAGGATTTCTGAAAGCCGGAATCTTGCTTCGAACGGGATCTGTCTCGGAGTTCAGAAGCGGTATCGAACGGAGCTGCATATCCGCGATTTTCGGCGCGAATGGGACTCCAATCAATGTTGAGATGGAGAAGCTCGTCAAGAGAATCAGAGTCTGCAGCCCGGACAGCAACGTGACCGTGAACGACAATCGTATCAGCATTTCATTGAGCGACAAGCTCGAAGCAAATGAAGTGATCAATCTGCTTTCCGGATCTTCGCTTCACCTGGAGGACGTCCGCTATGGAGACGCATCCCTCGAAGATGTCTTCTTCCACTTGGCTGGAGGCGGCAATGTATAA
- a CDS encoding YIP1 family protein yields the protein MSNEALVRETGTEMVRRPSTWSDVVNLFVSPRSTFESVSRRARWVIPFLLLVLCAVVFEVSVSGTRMDDLKLQVKNDPDMSQDDIQHRLDNIENQRSPELVSLRTGLGVLALGVLEFAKLLGLSIVLLLFCMLFVSELRFVAILSICAFSSLILIPEIALKIPLILLKGTTHIWFSPAALFSGMDENNLMFRFMQSIDIFTIWKMILVGMGLHTVFGIAKSKSYLIVTVLFLLWVAGHSLLGGLIHIA from the coding sequence ATGTCCAATGAAGCGCTCGTCAGGGAGACCGGAACCGAGATGGTCAGGCGACCCAGTACTTGGAGCGACGTCGTGAATCTGTTCGTCTCTCCACGCTCGACCTTTGAATCAGTTTCTCGGAGGGCTCGATGGGTTATACCCTTCCTGCTTCTGGTACTGTGCGCTGTAGTCTTTGAAGTCTCCGTGAGTGGGACCAGAATGGACGATCTTAAGTTACAGGTCAAGAACGATCCGGATATGTCGCAGGATGATATCCAGCATCGTCTCGACAATATCGAAAACCAACGGTCTCCGGAATTGGTCAGTCTCCGAACCGGGCTTGGTGTCCTCGCGTTGGGCGTGCTGGAATTCGCCAAGCTACTTGGATTGTCGATTGTGTTGCTGCTTTTCTGCATGCTGTTCGTGAGCGAGTTGAGGTTCGTAGCGATCCTGTCGATCTGCGCATTCAGTTCACTGATATTGATCCCCGAGATAGCCTTGAAGATTCCTTTGATTCTCTTGAAAGGGACGACTCATATATGGTTCAGCCCGGCAGCACTCTTTTCCGGCATGGATGAGAATAACCTCATGTTCAGATTCATGCAGAGCATCGACATCTTTACTATTTGGAAGATGATTCTAGTCGGAATGGGATTACATACGGTGTTCGGCATTGCGAAATCAAAGTCCTACTTAATTGTGACGGTTCTCTTCCTACTTTGGGTCGCTGGTCACTCTCTGCTGGGAGGGCTGATACATATAGCCTAA
- a CDS encoding ABC transporter permease, translating into MSSSTWLEAAMYKGYLFIKRGIVTMLSYRTALVLGIVGSFIGLLQFSFMGRFLTEGNSFPALNAYGGNLLAYLIIGTAFTSFVGVSLGSFQNTIRSEQQMGTLEYLLITNTKLELLLSYSGLVSFLGTLLNVTLLLLVVIFVFDIPMEVNLAGAAVCILLTITSLSGIGLMGAGIIMVTKVGDPVTWIFTTLTGLLSGVLFPVEYLPGALKAISMLLPTTHALHALRLTLTQNASIEQISSQLLFLLIASAITVPLGFFSIRAGFNKARRDGTLAHY; encoded by the coding sequence ATGTCTTCTTCCACTTGGCTGGAGGCGGCAATGTATAAAGGCTACCTGTTCATCAAGCGTGGCATTGTAACAATGCTGAGCTACAGAACTGCGCTGGTGCTGGGCATCGTCGGAAGCTTCATCGGACTGCTGCAATTCTCTTTCATGGGGAGGTTCCTCACGGAAGGGAACAGTTTTCCGGCTCTGAACGCATACGGTGGAAACTTGCTTGCTTATCTGATAATCGGTACGGCGTTCACGAGCTTTGTTGGAGTCTCTCTCGGTTCGTTTCAGAACACCATCAGAAGCGAGCAACAGATGGGTACTCTTGAGTACCTGCTGATCACAAACACGAAGCTAGAGCTTCTACTCTCGTACTCAGGATTGGTCAGTTTCCTCGGTACGCTCCTGAATGTCACGCTGCTATTACTTGTAGTAATCTTCGTCTTTGACATTCCCATGGAGGTGAATCTGGCTGGGGCCGCAGTCTGCATTCTGCTCACGATCACGTCGCTCTCGGGAATTGGCTTGATGGGTGCGGGAATTATCATGGTGACCAAAGTTGGGGACCCTGTGACATGGATATTCACAACGCTCACGGGTCTGCTAAGCGGCGTACTGTTTCCGGTGGAATACCTGCCCGGAGCGTTGAAAGCCATATCGATGCTTCTGCCGACTACACATGCCCTTCATGCACTGCGACTCACTCTGACGCAGAATGCGTCTATCGAGCAAATTTCTTCCCAGCTGCTCTTTCTCTTGATAGCATCCGCAATCACAGTCCCGTTGGGATTCTTCTCAATACGTGCCGGATTTAACAAGGCCAGAAGGGATGGTACGCTGGCACATTACTGA
- a CDS encoding sigma 54-interacting transcriptional regulator, translating into MVSRTFNVTEQKVEKLISESNYSEALALIEQLRNSVVKSNAHMLKARMFYLHSKCLFKLGKYREALLKIRSAARIVRATNDNAFLADIKHVLGLILIRLGRFGDAEEALTESYVFYKRTLDYKSLFFPLSHMAQLHYITGNFRRSCEVLELTIRYAAKYHSQDRVDNVKRNLARVLTYMGQFQKASTVLDSVSPSPSDLRAQASSTFLEGMIAVFRLQAPLGQCHIECALRLFSELKMPQDINVCLEYLGLLSHFESNYAKARECYQKVLDMPEPTASAVAQTLRMLTDVYIAEEKFDIAEETAIKAEASITKISERIELGALYRAYGQIYAHKKENDSARDYFSKSIDLLREIGARYELALSYLAAGKSESYSFDERMRHLEMSRMLFIEMDVPKRVEQVDDAVRMLRLDSIPDVIQSDSEPVIIAGSKIMKKVLVLARSAAESDINVLLTGETGTGKDLLARYVHCQSGRTGEFITVNAAAIPDSMVEAELFGCRKGSFTGAEEHKRGLIEAAEGGTFYLNEIADATLVFQAKLLEVLETHEVRRLGETTKRKVDFRLISATNHDIKNRIAESEFRADLFHRLKELQIELPTLRQRLEEIPFLLTHFARQLFPNADNDSICNLSKQVPLSLTEYEWPGNVREFRAFLHSCAIESNGDYGRFLKLLRTVDRHEGGERDRLERILKETRWNRRATARRLGVSEGTVRNRIKKFRLSP; encoded by the coding sequence ATGGTCTCTCGGACATTCAATGTCACTGAGCAGAAAGTAGAGAAGCTGATTTCAGAGTCGAATTACTCTGAAGCACTAGCTTTGATTGAACAGCTGCGCAACTCGGTAGTCAAAAGCAACGCGCATATGTTGAAAGCGCGAATGTTCTATCTCCACTCCAAGTGTCTGTTCAAGTTAGGGAAATACCGCGAAGCTCTATTGAAGATCCGATCAGCAGCGCGTATTGTACGTGCAACAAATGACAATGCATTCCTTGCAGATATCAAGCATGTTCTTGGGTTAATCCTCATCCGCCTAGGAAGATTCGGTGATGCAGAGGAAGCCTTGACAGAATCCTATGTATTTTACAAGAGGACTCTCGACTACAAATCCTTGTTCTTTCCGCTCAGCCACATGGCTCAGCTTCATTACATTACCGGCAACTTCAGACGCTCATGTGAGGTGCTGGAGTTGACAATCAGGTATGCTGCCAAGTACCATTCTCAGGATAGAGTTGACAATGTTAAACGAAACCTGGCAAGAGTCCTCACATACATGGGGCAGTTCCAAAAGGCTAGCACTGTCCTGGATTCAGTATCTCCGTCACCATCTGACTTGAGAGCGCAAGCAAGCTCTACATTCCTTGAAGGTATGATTGCCGTTTTTCGATTGCAGGCCCCGCTCGGACAGTGCCATATTGAATGTGCACTGCGACTATTCTCAGAGTTGAAAATGCCACAAGACATCAACGTTTGTCTGGAATATCTGGGGCTTTTGTCGCACTTTGAAAGCAACTACGCCAAAGCACGCGAATGTTACCAGAAAGTTCTCGATATGCCGGAACCGACAGCATCGGCGGTGGCGCAGACTCTGCGTATGCTGACAGATGTCTATATCGCCGAAGAGAAATTCGACATCGCAGAAGAGACCGCTATCAAAGCCGAGGCATCAATCACCAAGATCAGCGAACGCATCGAACTCGGTGCGCTCTACCGTGCTTACGGTCAGATATATGCACACAAGAAAGAGAACGATTCCGCTCGCGACTATTTCAGTAAGTCGATCGATCTTCTGCGCGAGATAGGTGCGCGCTACGAACTCGCGCTGTCGTATCTCGCAGCCGGCAAGTCTGAGTCATACAGTTTCGATGAACGCATGCGTCATCTCGAAATGTCGCGGATGTTGTTTATCGAAATGGATGTCCCGAAACGGGTCGAGCAGGTTGATGATGCGGTCAGGATGTTGAGACTGGATTCGATACCCGATGTAATTCAGAGCGATAGCGAACCTGTCATCATAGCGGGCAGCAAGATCATGAAGAAGGTCCTTGTGCTCGCAAGGAGTGCTGCTGAGAGTGACATAAATGTCCTATTGACCGGTGAAACCGGCACAGGCAAGGATTTGCTGGCACGCTATGTCCATTGTCAAAGTGGACGAACCGGCGAGTTCATCACAGTCAACGCTGCGGCTATTCCGGACAGCATGGTGGAGGCCGAGCTATTTGGCTGTCGGAAGGGCTCATTTACTGGCGCTGAGGAGCACAAACGCGGATTGATCGAGGCTGCGGAGGGTGGGACGTTCTACCTGAACGAGATTGCCGACGCGACACTGGTCTTTCAAGCGAAGCTTCTGGAGGTTCTGGAGACACACGAAGTCCGAAGACTCGGCGAAACCACCAAACGCAAGGTAGATTTCCGATTGATTTCTGCAACCAACCACGACATCAAGAATCGCATCGCGGAGAGCGAATTCCGCGCGGATCTCTTCCACAGACTGAAGGAGCTTCAGATAGAGCTGCCAACACTTAGGCAGAGACTTGAAGAAATTCCATTTTTGCTGACCCATTTTGCCAGGCAGCTCTTTCCCAATGCCGATAATGATTCGATCTGCAATTTGTCCAAACAAGTTCCTCTCTCACTGACCGAGTACGAATGGCCGGGCAACGTCAGGGAGTTTAGAGCATTCTTGCACTCGTGTGCAATCGAGAGCAACGGAGACTACGGACGATTCCTGAAGCTTCTCCGCACGGTTGATCGTCACGAAGGAGGCGAGAGAGACAGGTTGGAGCGTATCCTAAAGGAGACACGTTGGAACCGGAGAGCTACCGCCCGCAGACTGGGAGTTTCCGAGGGCACCGTTCGCAACCGCATTAAGAAGTTCAGGCTCTCCCCTTAG
- a CDS encoding SPASM domain-containing protein, with translation MKKRVKASRYNHIVTGQDGDVLGFNAMSCGLGSIDPDKRDRFAQMTASREPFEIDSEDEFCKELFRGGFLIPEDLDELSSIRAAHYSARFSEQSTGMTIIPTLNCNFACDYCYEDSSVHVSKDPSKRAMSEEVQDNLVELAESRIKENSVFTVTWYGGEPLLRLDIIESLSKRFKEICERKQSRYFAGIITNGYLLTPRTAVILAQNGVKFCQVTLDGVKAVHDSRRPLRGGSGTFDRIVENVTAVSEQTDLTLSIRINADNRNSSSISELLCDLRKRGLHDREKVNIYFGQVLEYSNSCRDTPDFCMANEEFADFQVVAYRKALELDFRISTYPFANLGNCGAVKSVASIIEPSGDVHNCWNTVGRHDMRTGDLTHEGVDATRNSINWLGWTPFAVKCNDCEVLPVCMGGCPYRSLFGADENGGDNGTCIWWKFNLRKMLELFSEAQKRGKLAVSQRKR, from the coding sequence ATGAAGAAGAGAGTCAAAGCATCAAGGTATAATCATATAGTCACCGGACAGGATGGTGATGTTCTCGGATTTAATGCAATGTCGTGCGGACTCGGGAGTATTGATCCCGACAAGCGAGATCGCTTCGCTCAAATGACGGCTTCCAGGGAGCCGTTTGAGATCGACTCGGAAGATGAATTCTGCAAAGAGTTGTTCAGGGGTGGCTTTCTCATTCCAGAGGACCTGGATGAGCTGAGTTCAATCCGGGCAGCACATTATTCTGCAAGATTCAGTGAACAGTCCACCGGAATGACCATCATCCCGACTCTCAACTGCAACTTTGCCTGTGACTACTGCTACGAAGACTCAAGCGTACATGTCTCAAAGGACCCTTCCAAGAGAGCTATGTCCGAGGAGGTTCAGGACAATCTTGTGGAACTCGCGGAGTCCCGGATCAAGGAGAACTCAGTTTTCACAGTGACCTGGTACGGTGGAGAGCCGCTGCTGCGTCTTGACATTATTGAGTCACTCTCGAAGCGATTCAAGGAGATATGTGAGCGGAAGCAGTCGCGGTATTTTGCCGGAATAATCACGAATGGTTACTTGTTGACTCCCAGAACCGCAGTGATCCTGGCACAAAACGGTGTGAAATTCTGCCAGGTCACACTTGACGGCGTCAAAGCCGTACATGATTCAAGAAGACCGCTACGCGGCGGCTCTGGTACATTCGACCGAATAGTTGAGAACGTGACTGCTGTTTCGGAGCAGACGGACTTGACCCTATCCATTCGAATCAATGCCGACAACAGAAATAGCTCATCCATAAGCGAATTGCTGTGTGACTTACGGAAGCGCGGATTGCACGACCGAGAGAAGGTGAATATCTACTTCGGGCAGGTGCTTGAGTACTCGAACTCATGTCGTGATACCCCGGATTTCTGTATGGCAAACGAGGAGTTTGCTGACTTTCAGGTCGTTGCGTACAGGAAGGCTCTGGAGCTCGATTTCAGGATTTCAACATACCCATTCGCCAATTTGGGGAATTGTGGCGCAGTTAAGAGCGTAGCATCGATAATCGAACCGTCCGGTGATGTCCACAACTGCTGGAATACGGTCGGAAGGCATGACATGCGAACCGGTGATTTGACTCATGAAGGTGTCGACGCAACTCGGAATTCTATCAACTGGCTTGGTTGGACACCTTTCGCGGTGAAATGCAACGACTGCGAAGTTCTTCCCGTTTGTATGGGTGGCTGTCCTTATAGGTCGCTTTTCGGCGCAGACGAGAATGGTGGAGACAACGGCACATGCATTTGGTGGAAGTTTAATCTTAGAAAGATGTTGGAATTGTTCAGCGAAGCACAGAAGCGGGGCAAACTTGCTGTTTCGCAACGGAAGAGGTAA
- a CDS encoding CPBP family intramembrane metalloprotease codes for MKILRMREGFISAVALGSFVRPFDRLHRREAGLLCVCMVYVIGGAVSNVVQASQVDLTILAAVQYLMVAFWVILTAAAIRFAVVSGADVSRYGLSGGVVSWTTVIFCSAYTIYAFTSRSSILVPPLLGTWLGLFGVVVEEVVFRVILVHLFRKLLGPLNHSLFYSILLSSLIWSSVHIPTKDFSLVIGLFITAILVSTFYWYTRSLLLPIWLHALANTGFVGAGVAVVLYTAVLVVLRFTRHRNKVAQMS; via the coding sequence GTGAAGATCCTGAGAATGCGAGAAGGATTCATAAGCGCTGTGGCACTCGGAAGTTTTGTTCGACCGTTTGATCGATTGCATAGGCGGGAAGCTGGCTTGCTCTGCGTGTGCATGGTCTACGTCATCGGCGGTGCCGTGAGCAATGTGGTTCAAGCATCACAGGTTGATTTGACCATACTTGCTGCTGTGCAGTATCTGATGGTGGCGTTTTGGGTCATCCTGACGGCAGCGGCAATCAGGTTTGCCGTGGTATCGGGAGCCGATGTTTCCCGGTATGGACTCTCTGGAGGGGTCGTTAGCTGGACGACAGTCATCTTCTGCTCTGCTTACACTATCTATGCTTTCACCAGCCGTTCGTCCATCCTTGTTCCACCGTTGCTCGGCACTTGGTTAGGTCTGTTCGGTGTTGTTGTCGAGGAGGTTGTGTTTCGCGTGATTTTGGTGCACCTGTTCAGGAAGCTACTCGGGCCGCTGAACCACAGCCTGTTTTACTCGATTCTCCTCAGCAGCCTGATCTGGTCATCTGTTCACATTCCTACGAAGGACTTCTCACTTGTAATCGGGCTATTCATAACGGCAATACTTGTGTCGACGTTTTACTGGTATACTCGAAGTCTCCTGCTTCCGATCTGGTTGCATGCCTTGGCTAACACGGGATTCGTTGGTGCGGGTGTGGCGGTGGTCCTGTATACTGCTGTCCTGGTTGTCCTGCGTTTCACCCGACATCGTAACAAGGTTGCACAGATGTCATGA